Part of the Hevea brasiliensis isolate MT/VB/25A 57/8 chromosome 16, ASM3005281v1, whole genome shotgun sequence genome is shown below.
TGCCAATTCTCTTTCCTCTTTTCCTCCTCAAGAGACATAACCTGAACCTCTAATGACAACTTGAACTCTCACTTCATTAATCCATCAACTAACAAACCACTGTCCAGAATACCTTTCTTTATTATTAATAGCTATTTCTGGTATCTATGCTGTAAGTATATACTACTAATTAATTAGTCGTGATAAAATTAGGACACGTATTTGTATTGCTTCTGAGACATAACAGTGTATCGGCGTATTCATTTTGTCTTGTACCtactttataataaaattatactttaaATTATATTGCCAATCGTTTGAGAATAGTTCGCTATATCTTTTTCAAACTGTGAAACAAATAAGCCAAAGAGCTTGAAACTCGTGTCAGAGCCATCTCATGCATGTTGAAGAGTTGGTAGGATTTGATTCTAATATAGCACCAAAGCCAAACTCTTGTTCTTTCGGGAAATGGGTGATATATAATATTTGTAGAGTTAATTGTATTAGTTCATGGAAAAATTtagtcttttaattaattttaattatattttatagttttatttaattaaaagttaATTTCTTTCATGTTATTcttagaaaaaattataaaaaaaagtgAAGAATTGGAGAAAGTTAATTTTTGGCAAAAGATATCAGAGCCAATCATGAGATTCTCATGGTTGCCGGTGAGATTGAAAGATCAAGCATGACCTCTTGTGGGATAAGTGTAGGGTGCATGGCCAGCTATGAGAATGCATCCTACGTGCATGGTTGGCCATGAGATGATCTTTAAAGGTATTTTCTCATCCATTAGACTTGTGACACATCACGAAGTGAAGGGAGATAGTCAAATTAGAGTTAGTTAGAGATTTTATAAAAGAGAGCAGGAAGGGACGTTTTTTGGAGAGTCTCTTAGCACCAAAACACTCCAGAAAATTTCATTGTGGAGAAAGAGTAAGAATTTAAAGAGTGTTTTCTTGGAGCATTTGGAGGATAGAGCAAAGGTTCTTCATCAAACACACTTAGAGtttattctttttattcttttcttttcttttatttgaacTCATTTGTTGATTTGATGTTTGTATTTACTTTTATTGATTTTGAGTTGATACTTAAGAAAATAAGTTGTTAAATATTTTAGCTGAGAATTTGATATAGCTTGACTTAATTTAATCTCTAgattttgatttattttctttACTTTGCTAATAGTTGTtatttttgagtttaatactTCTGAGTATCTTGGCCAAATACTTGAATGATATTAGATTTATAATCTATGGTTGTAAAATATGATTATGAGTTTAATTGGATAACAATTATCATAGATTTTAATTAAGAGTGAAAACTAAGATTGGGTCTATGAGATTTTGTTAAAATAGTTTTTCTCTTAATGCTCTAATTAATTGAGTAATTCTCTATTGAAAAATAGGAGTTAATTCTTTAAGGTTTGATGATGCTCAGAAGAGATTATAAAATTCTTTTGATTATTTATCCTTGCAAGAGAAGTTAAAATTGATTATTATacaaaattaattgagattaattaTTGAGTCAAGTGAAATCAAAATCTCTAgccatttttatttgaatttaaatacaaagttttcattgctcttattagttaattttcaattttagttaatttcatccttagttcaaatttaatttcttgagtttaatctaatttaatagtctaaatattagtaaaattaataaaaattttgataattaaaaacaattatcGTGAAAATGATATCTTACTCACTCTTTATCATTTATACAAATCCGTGCACTTCACTTATACGAATCCACGCACTTGTGGAGACGTGTGAATGGGTAACGCATTGTCCATTTTCCGGATGCAAAGCCGGTGAGATTTTGGCCTACTGTCAGTTAATGGTGCTACCCAACATTACAAATAAATACACACTTCAATATTCAAAGATACCCTTTAAAGGGCATATATTAATGTCTCGACCAGATTTAGTGCCAACATTCACTTAATTTGGGCAGACCACATGAAAGGAGCCCACCAATCACAGAGGTAAGATCAAATGAGGGACATGCGGTGTCTCTATGTATATGTATCTTTAATGACATAACTATTGGCTAAACCTACAATATGATATATGCACTTGTCCATATTGGATTAAAAATTTAGCGGCTTTTTTAAGGGATAAATTTGTATCACTTCACTCTTGTGGAAATATCTATCGATTAATTTCACGAGAACTAATTATATACGCAAGTGAGAACGTGAAGGAAAGTTCCGGCTCCTCGAACTGAGGAGGCCTGGGATCAGGGTGACTAAGGAGGCACAGTAATAATAGTGCCTCACATGGGCCTTTTTTTTCTGTCTCACATGGTCAATGATGCTATCTTAATCTGCAAACAACGTTTCTAAATGCAAACCCTAATTATACAtttacaaaaattgaattaattaatgcgCATGACTTGCTTATTTGGGCTTTACAGGAACAATAGTAGCCAGTGGGGAAGGTGCTTAACTAAGCTTCTTAATGAAAGGCTGAGGATcgatattgaaattcttgcataaaaCCCTAACGAGAAAGGACAAAGCCTGCATGTCAAATTAACTTGATCAGCAAGAAGTACTCACTTTCTCTGCCTTCCTTTTCCACTTTCTCTCTTCGTGATTTCGATGAGTCCATGAGAGCACGCCCACTCATTATGTCGCTTGGAAAAAATTTCATTGCTTTAAAGGGATTTTAACGCTTGACTTCAACCCAAGAAAGAGTTTGTGTCCTCCAGGTCAATAACAGCCAAACCAACATACTTTTCTTACTAGTTAGTCTTGTTACCCATTATGAGACTCCTAAACTTTAATTGCTTCCTGCCTATCGAGTATTTAAACCCTGGTAATTTTTCAAAATCTACTTTGACGAGGTCAATGTCTACGCTTCTTCCTTCTTCTACTTCAACCATCTAAATCTATGGTTGGTTCCCGCTGCTCTCTTCACTTAACAATTAAGCTGAGGTGGGTCATTCAAGTTTAATAATTTGTGTATCTTGCATACTTTCATATATCTAGTCTTGGAAAGCTTTTGTTTCTTGTGCTTCGCAGCTTTTGTTTTTATCGACCTTGGAGATACATGGCCAGCTAAattacaagaaaaggaaatagaCATCCCATGACTCTCAAGTAGTTGACACATATTTCTGGAGAAGGAGCTTCAGGGTTCATTTTAGTTCATCTTCTTGAACAGGTATGTGTTAAGAATAAGGTGGAAAAGGGGCTTGATGAGAATCGGAAGTTTTGTGCATCCTGCATTTTTGTTCTGTGCATGTTCTTATTTGCCAAGTAGCTCAGTACATAGCAATCAACTCTATTCTATATTCCCAAGTTCATTGTTTTAATGTGCTTAAGGAACTACATATAGCAATTAGTACGTATAGCAAAACTTTTAAACTTCTTTAATTTATTAGATGAAACTAATTGAAATTTTTTGTGTGATCAAAAGGTCAGTGTAAATATATAGCTAGATAAAGCTTAAAATAAAGTGAAAAATGATTAGTCACAACATTGGATCAAATAACTTAAATTCAATATCACTGTTATTGAGGATGAAACTTGCTATAGTGGAATCCACATCCATTCAAGGCCTCACTGTTCTTAATTGTGCCACAGCCAAATAGAgatatatcctagctagctttctcCCATTTTAGTTAGAGCTATGAAAATTTCAGCCTTTAGTTAGGTTAGGCTTTTTCTGTCCAGTATAACTTATTTCACATTGCTATCTCAAAGTAATCTACATCGTAATTTGAGGTAAGAAGACTTCTATAAATCTTACATATATGAACTGAAAGAAGATGAAAAATCCAATTTAATCAACAATTGTATTGATAAATAAGTTGATTGATTATCAACATCTTTGGTAAACATGACAGCTTGTGTACTCTGAACATGATGCAATTTCCATTATATGGGTAATTGATAAagcaaaaaaaaatttagagtgCAATATAATCTCAATCTTATATAAGAATGAATGTAGCAGCTTGAATTAAATATTCATATCAAAATTCATACTGGGCCAATTAAAATATGCACTTAATTGAAATAATGAGTACACaaatattaatgcaaatatttgatcTAAGGGCTGATAGGctcatttttatatatatataagatcaaGTTTACACTAGCTACACCCGAAAATTTATTTCTAGACAAGGAGAACATAAATTATATTGACATttaataaaattgaatttttagcacttaaaaagaaaaaaaaaaaaacatgtgtTTGGCTAATTTAACATCCATTAATTGTTAACAGTAAGGACAGGgggtgtattttttttttttaattctctttAAACCAAAAGAGACAAGCCTTCATTCCATAAACTATTATAGGGACAAGAAAATAACAGGATAAAACACCTGCAAGGAGGGAAACGTTTATAGAAAAAGCCCTTTAATTACAATTCCTGTAAAAATTGAAAGGGAGGAAATAATAAAACCCTTGCTTTAATGCTAACTTTGGTTGAACATATATATAATATTCTAAGTAGAAAAGGTTACAATTTCCAGGCTTAGTTTCTCATGGTCTCATCAATAAAatttttgcttataaaaaaaaaaaaaagaaaaggttgTAATATGATATatatttaaaaacaaaaaaaccTTCACATGTAAATTGAAGGCAAGGATACATTCAACATTCAACAGCTGAGTTAGTCCTCACAAAGCTCAGCCATACAGAGCACTAACTTATTTGCAGTTGGCATTTGTACTCTATTTAATAGCCTATAGTACTCATCAAATATTATGATCGATGGACACAATAAGTCCAATAGCTAAAGCAATACCATTTTAGTTTTATTATGTACAGCCACTTGGATCATCAAGACTCCTTTTCATATAAACTGTAGTACCTATAATTAATTAGTATGCATCCTCCAGTagctatatatatgtgtgtgtgtgtgtgtgtgtgtgtgtgtgtatgttttTTATCACTTCCATAGATCAATTTGGCAACTAGATGTTGACGTTGAGGCGTATTCCTGCACCATTTCTGGCCTTTTGGATTCATTGGCAAGAATATTCATCTGTTCAGCCACATGAAAGGCCGCAGCATTTGAGTAGTTGGCTTCCTTGGAAGCATCCTCGTGGCTGAGCTGAGATGCAACAAATTTGTCAAGGACTCGCCAGTCGGTCACTTGATCCACAGCTTGCTCACCATTGTTATGGTAAAGTGAGTTCAAATTTTGATGATGTTGTTGCACTTGTTCTTCTTGTGTAAGAGTTGAGGACTGCAAGGTGCTTCCATTGTTCCTATCATAAACAACATAAGGAACTACTGAGTTGCAATTGGCACTTGCAGCTGACTGTGGAACTTTGGGGCTTTCTAGTTGAGGAAGCTGGAGGAATGGGTCATGAGGCATATTATATTgcaactcaaactcttgcttgcaGGGATAATGGTGCAGGTATGATGCGTAAGTTTGAGTAATTCGCCTTGGCGAATCAAGTTCTGGCATGAAGGAGACCTGGTCATCGTACCAACAAGGCGAGTCATACTCTCCAACTTTCCTCATAGTTGGCATtcgcttcttgaacaccctgcaCACAACCCATCCTTCTTCCTGGTGCAATCACAAATATCATATTAGCCACACTAACTTTGACTCCAGCAGTAAATGCTTATGTGGGTACAGATAAAATGTACCAATTGTTgaacaaaagaagaagaagaaaaactcTCTTGCTCTTCCATTAAGTGGATTTTCTATTATTTTGAGAACTTTTGCTGGAATTGCAGGAATCATGCTGTTCTAGCAACTAATCAGCATACAGGAAGGTTTATATTCTAAAATGTACGTAAGCCTATATAGATTCCaaagaaattataaattttttatacgaATAAAATTAGAAACTAATTAACTTCTTGCATATTCTTTGCCCAAAAAATGTGGAAGATCTTAGGTCACCTTCTGCAGCAACAATATTACAGTGCTGCGAAAACATTTCTGGTAACACTCCAAGCAAGTGGAGttgataaaataaaaaggaaaaaaatggcaTATATATTGgattaaatttttaagttgagaAGCATGGTTGAAAATAGAAGTGAATGGCATATGCACCAACTTGCCTATACAATAATATTAAAACTTAACTCATGCTCAAACAATTCCTGgctttatttttcaaaaaataaaacttCTGCCAAAAAGTAAAAAGAAACGATAAAGAAAATTGAATACTTGCCTGAGGAGTTCCAATTTCATTTGTTTCTAGTCGATATTCATGCATGATCCAATCTGACTTTTGTCCATTTGGAGCTCTTCCTTTATAAAACACTAGGGTTTTTCTCATGCCAATCAAGCTATGTCTAGAATAGATAGCCTTGTCTCTTCCTGTAGCTTTCCAGAATCCAGCTTTTGTTGCTCTATTAGTGCGAGTTCCGGTAGGATATTTCTTATCCTTGTGGCTAAAGAAATACCATTCATTCTGCTCTTCAGTTCCTATTTTGCACAATTCTATCCAATCAAACAACAATTAATCAATATATGAAGcaagaaatttaattaatttttattcccAAGTATCATTACCAAAAGATATATCTACCTTGAAGATCCCATGGCTCAATTTTATAAAGATCAACATCCTTGATGACATCCAGATCAATCCTTTTTGAAGCAACTTTTTTTCTGAGATAGTAATCAACAAGTTCCTCATCCGTCGGATGGAATCTGAAGCCTGGGGGAACATGGGGAAAGGTATTCATACTCTTCCAAGAACAAAAGAAACCTGCAGTAAGACGCCACACAGGATCGATCAACATcaggaaaaaaatttttaattaacgaTATACATGTAACATATGTTGTCTCCAGTTCCATGAGCTAGAAACCTCATGCAAGATTTATCTCCAACTAAACAGGATGTAATTTTATGTTTCCAAAGTTCACCACATTCTTGTCGGCTTCTATGATCAATGTTTATGATCTGATGCAGTGACAGTGATTACTCAAACATAATGCTGTGGCGCTTTGCCAAAAATAGTGAGATTAAATTTCTTCACATTCAAAAGCAAGTAAATGATTCAACATTATCTTTAAGTAATCCACAATTTATCTCACTTCTTTTGGACGCTTATGTAACAGTTAATTAACATAATAAAAAGCAAACAATCACGTTAACAAAGAATGCCAAGTTTAATTAGCATTTCACACGCACAGGATTGCTAAAATTCTTTGCCTACACCGTGTGTTTCATGCATCACTTCATGTGTTAGCTAGAAAGGGTGCATCTGGTGCTGATAAGTGATAAAGGTACAAGTTATATGTTCGAGTTATGGTGTATTTTAACATACAGAAgagtaaaagaagaaaaaagatatTTCTTAGTATATGCAAATTAAGAAGGACACATAATCCTTCTTTTGAagatataaagaaaaatgaaaaattattaagtGCCTTCGGTCggtgtatatatattatttctcacAATTATTTGGGACTATAAAACGTGTCCACTTTTCTGTAAGAGAGGAGGAGCACTACTTTTATATACACCAGGAAAATTCTATAATCTTCCAAGAAAAATTATATTCTGGAGCTCCTTATACTTATACacacaaaaaattaattattcctCAAATAAGGAAGGTAGGCCCTATGTAATTGTAGTGAAGGTGCATATGCAACAGAAATACTCAGCAATTTCTCGACAAGAAAATATAAAGCTACAAATTGCCTACCGAAAACAAGAACATGGTCTTTCACTGAGCGTCCATGTTATAATCTCAAATTTATGCTTGTgagagaaaatgataaaaataaattacaaaatcaATGAAATTTACCAAAGAATTCAAAATTACCTCTAGTTAAACTCAACCATCCAAGGGGGCAAATTTTACAAAATCAAATTTATGTTTTCAGTGACATTTGCAAGACTAGAGCTATTCTTAATTGCAACAATCAAAGATCTACAGATCTAAAGAACATATTTGCCACCTTAAAAGCTAAAATCTGAAATACAAGagaatttcctttttcttttttggctatatataaaatattaatgttTACTTAAACAGAAGGATGTGATTCATCATGTTTTAAGCTCATTGTGCCACTATGCAATTTCAAACTAAACATTTGATAACAATTCACAGAGCTTCTGAAAATGCAATCAAAATCCCATATGCAAGATTGTTATGATTATAATTaagaaattgtttttaatttagaCATATATATAATCATCCAAAAAATGAATTCAACAAGACACTTTCTTCTTCTCTTTAAAAGCTCTAACTTTTATGTGGTGATTCAGATTCtgatatttaatgaagaattattttttttatttttgataaatcagaattttattattaatagaaTCCAGGCATCCTAAAACCAAGAAGAAGTAGCAGGTAATTACATTTTTTACTATATCTAAAACAAAGCCCATTGGGACTTAACGCCTGATATTTGAGCTTACCAGTGTCTTAAGATGTTACAGTTTGAGAATCAAAagttcaaaaaaataataatatgactTCTAGGCAAGCAGGAGAAACAATACATAAAGGAACTATAAGACTAAGAGATTATTTCAATCAACGGTCCATGAGATTCAATACATCAAACAGAAATAAAACTTAAACATCCCTTTACTTCACATATCACATTAATGAATTTTAGCATATTTACAAAAAGTGTTTTCTCCACTCAGAAAAGTGAATGCTGGATAGGATAtacaaggaatcaaaattcaatagCTTTATTGTAGATGTAGAACATCATGTGCAAGATGGCACCTTGCACGCATACAAATCTTAACGTGCATAATATCCTTTGTTCTTTGATATGTATATACATAAGTCCTATATATCAACAATATATAATCAACAACATCTAGCAGATAATATGTACCACCAAGCTGGcaaaaatacaaattaattaaataatgcaAGAATTTTCAAATGATTTGTAATTTCTCCCATAATATAAGGTGTCACAGACATTCTTCATAGCTAAAGGAAATGATTGCACACCTTGAAGCTCATGATCACCACCATGTAAAGTAGGATCTGTGCAACATGCATCTCAAAATGAAGAAGGAAACATCACATAATATGGAAACCTACTACCTCCATTAATTACAAATTCTTATCAGAACAGATCAAACTGAATAACTTGAAATATATTAAAGAATAATGTTGCCTTTTGCATATTTCAATATATGCATGAAAGTCTAAATATGGGAGCAGCAGAACTCCGATCAAATTCAAATCTGATAGAAGTGATTAGTAAATATACGATGTTTTTTATGTCATTGCTTTAATAATGTTATTGGGAGAAATCGTATTATATATCTTCTCTTTGATTGAAACTAAGGCATCAGTGATTATCATTCAAAGAGAGAAAGAAAAATCATCAAATGAAAGCAATTGAATCCAAAAAGATTTGGCACCCAAGAAAtagtagcaaaaaaaaaaaaagccacatCAGAACAAGTAGAAATTGACGAAAAAAATAGGACCCAACCGTGATAATCTTGTAGAGCAGCAGACCCTAGGCTCAAGTGAAAACTCCTGCTTAGATCTGATTCACCCTGGTTGATGGAATAATGAAGTCGCCAATCAGCTTAAAGGTAACAGACTTTAAGCTAGAGCTTTATCACTCGCTCTCATTCACCTTTTGTACAAGAGCACTGAACCAGACAAAAAGAAAAGAACACAGAAAGAAAGGAAGGGAACAGAAAAAAACAAAGAAACAAGAAAGCGTTCCTGGGGAATTGAAGTGAAGGCCAAGTGTTTGCAATCCCAGGGGATGAATGTCTTATTGTGTAGGGGAGAAGAGAAGAAAGAGATCAGATCCCGAGgaagagaaaaggaagaaaaggggaaggaaaagagagagaaaagaaaatgaagggttGAAGAATGGGAAAAGAGAGAGATGATAGGGTTAAATAAGAAGCAAGGaaatggaaatgagtagaaaCACACACATGCCCTAATAATATATctttctgtctctctctctctcaatattCTTCTGTGAGTGTCCCTCTTTATCTTTTAAGTGGAAGCTTGATTGCTGGAAAAGCTTTGCGCGAAAAAAGGGGGGCGGATAATGGCTCAAGCTATATGCTTTTAGAGAGAAACAAAGAGTTTCAgacagaaagagagagagagagagacggcaaCCTCCACCAGCAACTGAAAGAGACTAGAAGAGAATGTTGAAGTATTTAAGTTGAGAGAAGAGGGTGGATATGCGAAGATCCGACGGTGAGAAAGAGTTATTGGAGTTCTTAAAGGAAGTTTGAGATGGAAAAACTGTGCATTAAagagaagaaaaattaaaaaaaaaataaagaaaagaaagaaaaagacatATTGATATTGATGCACATACACAGTGTAATCGATTAAGGGATGATATTTTTGGGTGGTGGTGGTGACCTAAGGAAGGCACCCCATAACTCACAACTCACAACTCACAACTCACAACTCTCATAACTCAAAACTCTTTCAAT
Proteins encoded:
- the LOC110631804 gene encoding NAC domain-containing protein 7; translation: MNTFPHVPPGFRFHPTDEELVDYYLRKKVASKRIDLDVIKDVDLYKIEPWDLQELCKIGTEEQNEWYFFSHKDKKYPTGTRTNRATKAGFWKATGRDKAIYSRHSLIGMRKTLVFYKGRAPNGQKSDWIMHEYRLETNEIGTPQEEGWVVCRVFKKRMPTMRKVGEYDSPCWYDDQVSFMPELDSPRRITQTYASYLHHYPCKQEFELQYNMPHDPFLQLPQLESPKVPQSAASANCNSVVPYVVYDRNNGSTLQSSTLTQEEQVQQHHQNLNSLYHNNGEQAVDQVTDWRVLDKFVASQLSHEDASKEANYSNAAAFHVAEQMNILANESKRPEMVQEYASTSTSSCQIDLWK